One Aspergillus oryzae RIB40 DNA, chromosome 2 genomic window carries:
- a CDS encoding ETC complex I subunit (predicted protein), whose translation MSLFRAGNFACFRAGRLAAPINARFLSTNTGRGDPSVKTSPADAPAVPPKDSSLIRQEGPAEAMARHQPDYEATIDHGTSKFSPVPKRVMDGSEPGDTVPAAVLSGAPTDLQARTVRIYRPSKPATQSGTWHQHHWRMDWDVLQKGHRWENPLMGWQSSADNMQGTHLNFKSKEDAIMFAQKQGYEYFVQEPNERRFVPKAYANNFVHEPKKIKHIRTK comes from the exons CTTCGCCTGCTTCAGAGCTGGTCGGCTTGCCGCGCCTATAAATGCTCGTTTCTTGTCCACCAACACCGGTCGAGGCGACCCTTCCGTGAAAACCAGCCCTGCTGATGCCCCGGCGGTACCCCCCAAGGACAGCTCATTAATTCGCCAGGAGGGCCCTGCTGAGGCAATGGCTCGCCACCAGCCGGATTACGAGGCCACAATTGATCACGGCACCTC GAAATTCTCTCCTGTGCCTAAGCGTGTCATGGATGGAAGCGAGCCCGGTGACACCGTTCCAGCTGCTGTTCTTTCTGGTGCTCCTACCGACCTCCAGGCTCGTACTGTCAG AATCTACCGCCCCTCGAAGCCCGCCACGCAATCCGGTACCtggcaccagcaccactGGCGGATGGATTGGGATGTGTTGCAGAAGGGCCACCGCTGGGAAAACCCTCTGATGGGTTGGCAATCGTCTGCTGATAATATGCAGGGCACTCATCTGAACTTCAAGTCCAAGGAGGATGCCATCATGTTTGCGCAGAAGCAAGGCTATGAGTATTTTGTTCAGGAGCCAAATGAGCGCAGATTCGTTCCTAAGGCTTATGCGAACAACTTCGTTCACGAaccgaagaagatcaagcaCATCAGGACCAAATAA